GCCTTGCCGGCATTGACCCGAGACATCCAACTTGACTACACGGCGATCGGCCTTGCCGTCCCTCAACACGTTCGCTTCCGCTACCGTCTCGATGGCCATGATGAGGACTGGGTGGATGCGGGGCAGCGTCGCCAGGCCTTCTACACGGACCTGCCGCCTGGTGCATATGGCTTTCACGTCGCCGCGGACAGTGGCGACAACACGTGGAAAGAAACGGCGACATTGAATTTCACCGTACGCCCCGCGTTCTATCAGACCAACGGGTTCATGTTCCTTGTCGTCGCCGCAGCCGCATTGGTGCTGTGGCTGCTTTTCGCGTTGCGCGTGACCCACGTCAAGGCTCAACTGCGCACCATCTTCGAGGAAAGGCACGCCGAACGTGAGCGCATTGCGCGCGAACTGCACGACACGCTCTTGCAGGCCGTGCAGGGCTTGATGCTTCGCTTTCAGTTCGCCATGGAGCGTATACCGCCCTCGGAACCCGCTCGTGAACTCATGGAAAAAGCCCTGGACCACGCGGACGAAGTCATTATCGAAGGCCGGGATCGCGTGGCGAATTTGCGAGCGATGGAGCAGGGAACCCATCTGGAGAGTGCGCTTCGCCAGATGGGGGAGGCGATGGCTCACGACGGGCGCGTTGTCTTCAGGCTCACGGTGGAGGGCCTGCCACGACCGCTCCATCCCGCCGTCGGCGATGAAGTACTGCAGATTGCACGCGAGTCCATGGCGAATGCGTTTCGCCATGCGCAACCCGGCCGTATCGACGTCAGCGTCGCTTACGAGCGAAAGCGGCTGACGCTCAGCGTCGTTGACGATGGCGCCGGCTTCGACGTGGATGCGGTCGCCAAAGAAGAGTCGGCGGGACACTGGGGTTTGAAAGGCATGCACGAACGCGCCGCAAGCCTGCGAGCGCGATTGACGCTCTCGAGCCGACCAGGCGCCGGCACGGCCGTTGAGTTGTCGGTGCCGGCTTCCATCGCATTTCGTCGCCCCAAAAGCGGATGGCGCCGTTTCATGGCAGTTCTCCGTATGATGTTCGCCAGCCGCGGCTCGAAGGTAAGGGCGTGGGATCATGAAGATGCATGAGACGCCGATGGCAGCCAGCGAACCCGAGATCATTACCGTGCTTGTCGTCGACGATCACCCATTGCTGCGGGATGGTGTCGCATACGCGCTTTCCGGCGAGCCCGACATGCGCATCGTGGCGAATGCCACAGACGGCCGGTCGGCCATTGAAGCTTTCCGCGAGCATCGGCCCGATGTGACTTTGATGGATCTGCAGCTGCCCGACATGAGCGGTGTCGACGCGATGTGCGCCATACGGGCGGAGTTTCCGGAAGCCCGCGTTCTGGTTCTGACGACGTACCGAGGCGACGCCCAGGTCACCAACGCGATGCGAAGGGGCGCCAGCGGTTTCCTGCTCAAGGCATCGCTCCGGAAAGAACTGCGCGATGCGATCCGCGCCGTGTATGCCGGACGCCGCGTACTTTCGCCCGAAGCGGCATCCGACGTGGCGGCACATATCGGTGGCGACATGCTTTCCCAGCGCGAGCTGGAAGTCCTGCGCGCAGTTGCCCTGGGTTACGGCAACAAGAGAATCGCCACCGAACTCAACGTCAGCGCCGACACCGTCAAAGCCCACCTGAAAAGCATCTTCTCGAAGCTGGACGCCAACGACCGCACTCACGCCGTAGTGACGGCAGTGAAGCGCGGCATTATCGAGATCTGATGGGTGTTTCATAATTTTACATAATATACATTATGCGAAATTCTGGATGGTCCTGCGCCGACGCATCCGCCTTGGCACAGCCCTAGCATGGCTGCTTTCTTTGACGCATGGAAAGCGCCAGTGCCACGCAGCCGCTCTCGCCTAAATTGGCTCTACGACAACGACTTACAGCAGTTCACCACACCTTCGGGGCGCGTGGTGACGCTGCGCGAAATTGCGCAACTTCTACAGGATCACGTCAGCTGCCACTTCGATTTCAGCGGCCCTTGGTCCGGCTGGCGAATGCGTGGCCACGTCCTCATCGCACCTGGTGGTACGTACCGCGGCTCCAACATCACCGCATCGAACGCGCTTGGCTATCGCCGCTGGTTGGCGAGTTTTGAGGGTCAGCAGGCCCAACTACCTCTGGACACTCCCCAGCATACGCCGCGCCCGACGAGTCCCGCCGATACAGCCTCCCATGGATGCACTCCACCTGTGGAAATTCCCGTGACGCCACAAACGGCGCCCGAGCCATCGCCGGAGACGGCATACGCTCCACGACGGCGCGCGGAGGTGATTGTGCTGGCTGATCGCCGGCGTGAGCGTGCTCAAGGATGATCCGGTAAAGCGGGATCGACGCCGCAAACAACAGCGCGGCGAGCACGTAGTACCCAGCATCTTGCCTAGTCATGGCTTCCTCCCTGTGGGTGGAAGCCTACCAAAAACAGGTTTGGCGGGAAGGGGTTTCCTCGATCGGTGATCATTCGCAAGCCTTGCGCAGCAACGGTTTCAGCCGGGTCATTCGCCCGAAAGCGTATCCGTAGGGGTTACACCCCTACACCCCTCAGGCCGCCCCCTTTGAGAACGTGCCGCGAATGACTTCCACGCATGCGTGATAGCTACAACACCAGCTATAGCGCCACACACTGCGGCCACAGCCTCAGGGATCAAGCCTAGATCAGCAAGCAACGCAACAATCGGCATCAGTTCATCCCCGTGGCAATTTGATGTTGAGGCGGGCTGTAGGCCTGCGGAATGGTGTCTTTCGGCCAGTAGCCGCCTCCAGCACCATCCGCCGCCACCACGGCCGCGCCCTGCTCTTTCCCCTTGCTCGGCTCGCGCTCACGCTCGTTCGGCCTTACGGCACGCTCCAGTGGCTTACGGAAGGGGTTGTACACGCCATCGCGAGCAATGGCACGACACACGCCGGCGTTGACCTCGTATTTCGTACCTTGCTCCGTGTGGCACGTGCAGCGGCCATCATCCACTGCGATGCAGAACAGATCGGGAACGCCCTGCACCTGGAGTTGATCATAGGCCGGCGCGGTCCATGGTTGCCCAGGCACGCGCGGCTTCAGCCACGCCACAAAATCGCGACGGCGAAGCCCGTCGTCAGCGTCTTTCACCTCACCCGATGGCGCGGCCGTATCGCCATGCACAACGTTGCTCGCCGACGCAGGCGCACCGTCAGGATGGCCCATGGTCGCGAAGGAATGCTTCGCGTACCACGCGGCGCCACCAATCAACGGCAACAGCACAAACGGCGCGAAGAAATACCACGGCAGCTTCTTTTTGACCGTATGCATGGTCGCGCTGGTGTAAAGCCCGAACACGTCTTTCGGATAGCGCCACGACGGAGCCGTCAGCGGACTGGTGTCCTTTGCGCAGTTCGATTCGTAGCGATCCCATGTCTTCAAAATCGCGACGTTGAACCCGAACTTGCGCCGCACGTGAATGTGCGGATCCAGCAGACCCTTGACAAAACTATCTAGCTGGTCGTGCTTCTGACACACCAGCAGAATGTCATAGCCATGGTGGCGATGCCTCGCCAACGCATCCACGTGCGGCGGCACCTTCGACCCATTCGCCCGCGCGGGCATGTAGTCGTAGCACTCATCCAGCAGGATCACCGAGCCATGCGGCAACAGCTGCCACTTCGGCATCACGCGACCCTGATCGTCCCTATCCGCTGTATCGAACTCGCGGAAGTCATGCGGAAGCGGCTTAAAACCGGTCTTTTCGTAATCCAACCCCTTGAAGCCGGATGCATAGACCTCGCGACCTTCCTTGACGTACTGAAGGCCGCGCCAGATCGCGTAGAGGCTCTTGCCGTGCCCAGGCTGGCCGGTAACCAGCGTGATCGCCATTACGTGCCCACCTTGCCGACCATCAGGTTAGACGCAAGCTTGGTCGCCACGGCCGAGATGATGAGGCACATGAACACGTCGAATTTCGTGTAGGTGATGAGGTTGTATACCTCCGTGCTCAGCCCCGACGCGTACTGCAACAACAGGCCTTTCACTTCGGGCATCACGTACTTGTAGGTAACGAACGCCAGCCCAAGCGTGCCGAAAATCTTGCCGATGATGCCGCCCGATTTAAGCAGCATCGTGCTAATGAAAATGCCGGTCAGCATTTTCAAGTGCGTCCACAGCCATGCCTTCAAGCCATCGAACATGTTACTTAACTCCGAGGATAACCAGCGCCCGCCACACGCCAAGCAGCACCATCACGAAGCTCAGCTTGTTCAAGAAATCGCACCACCAATCCGACTGCAAGTCGTAGTGACCGAACATGCCGAGATCGACATTCGGTAGCTTCGGGCACTGACCGCCACCGCCGAAGCCCGAGAAATCGAGCTTATCGGTAACGGTGATTTCCTTGTTGATCGACGCGTCCGGCTGATTCGGAATCGAATCCAGACCCGGGACCGTGGTGTTGCTGTCATCCGTCACCTGCCCCGCTTCCGCGCAGCGCACCAACCACGTTTGCCGCGCGATCATGCCAAGCGCAGGGCTGCCCTCCACCATCGGCGGCGTATTGCAATCGCCACCGCCACCGGCCGACGTGCCATCACCTGGAGGCGTTGGCGCTGTACTACTCGACGCGGGAGCGCCCGTATCGCCAGTGCCGGCACCATTCTTAGCGCCCGACCCAGAGCCGTTGTAATTGTTGACCGTAACGTTACTGATCGGCCCGCTGCCCGACTGGTTTGAATACTTATCTGACGCCGCGATTTGCGATGCGGGGTCGGAGATCGGTGGATTTGGCGGCGTCGGCGCCGGCGAGCCAGCGCAAAGAGTCGTGCCGGAAGACGATGAACACGCGCCCGAACTGGTCGAGTTAGGCGCCGGCACACATACCTGCCCTGATGTAGTCCCCGCGCAATATTGATTGCTCGCAGGGTCATAGCACGAGCCGCCGCTACACACCTTCGGTGCGGTAGGTGGAGGATCAGGAACCGGTGCTGGTGACCCTGTGTAATCGCCAGTCGGCGTCCAAGTAGCGGAACCTGTGCAGTACTGCTTGCCGCTCCAAACGCCGCACACCTTCACCGCTGAGTCATCATCGGTCTTCAGCGAATACTTGCAGCCTGCATTAACAACGGTCGTGTTTACACCGTCGAAAGCCTGATGCAGCGGAGGGCGAGCCTTGCAATCAGCACTCGGGTTAAAGCAATACGAAAGGACCTGCGTTGAATCGACGCCCTGCGGCGTCACAACTGTCCAGTAATGGACAGTGGAAGACATCGTGCGGTCCTGACACGTCCAGCCCGGCCCTTGGTTAAAAGATTTATTAATCAGGCACTGCTGATAAGCCTGATTCGACGTGTCATAAATTGCGCCACACGTGTTCGCCGCAAAAGACGGCAGAGCGAGAAAAAGCGCAAAAAGCGCAAACGTCAGTCGCCCGAAAAGGTGAGCCACACCGCCCCCAAGAACGCAATCAGCACGAAGTAGCCTGCGTAGTCAGCAATCGTCATCACCGGCTCCCAAGAAGAAGGCGGCGAGTTACCCCGCCGCCGTGTCACGCCGTTACCCTGGATTAGTGCATGGCCTTCTTGATCAGCTGCCATGCCACGATCAGCACGAGCGCACCAGCAACCGCACCCACCACCGCGATGATCTGCGGGTTGACGCCCGAGATCGCGGTAACCACTGCCGTGCTCATGTCGTCAGCGGCGAATGCCGGCGCGGCAATGAAGCCGCCCGACAGCACGGAAACAACGGCCAGACCCTTGGACTTCAGATTCATGCTCTACCTCTCATTGCGTTTCGAATAAGCCGCCCGCAGTAACCCAAGGCCCACGCCGTCGCAATTGCTGCGGCAATGGCTGCGCCTTGAGTAGCGGAGAGGGGCGGCATCCCCCCGGGTACTTGAACCCAATGCGGGTCCGAGCACTGCCCTGTCGTCTGATCGATCGCTTCGTCAGGGCAGTACAGGTAAGACATGACAGCCCCTTACTTCGGCTGCGCAGCCGGCGCAGGCGCCGACTTCTTGAGCGGGACCAGCTTCACGCGACCGAGCGCGAGCTTGCCGTTCATCGTGCCGAACGACTTGGGATCGAGCGTGGCCGGACCAGCAGGCAGCGGCTCATCACTGGAAAACTGGAACGACTGCGGCAGACCGTCGATCTCGACCGTTGCCCACTGGTTGAAGTAGTGGCGCACCACACCGTCGCGCTCAAACTTCGCCGCTTCCGGCTCACGCGGAAGCACATTGAAAGTCAAACCGTTCATTGAATCGTCTCCGTTAGAGGCGGTATGTACCGCCATGCAAATACACGCCCACTTGGCGTAATCGTTACCTTCCACTCGGAAGCCAAAAACTCGCCGGTCACGCGGTTGAGGTAACCGCCCGCGACCTTGCGAATATCCGCAGCCCCGCCCATGGCATCGCGAGCGAAGATCGGCGCACGCCACCAGCGAATGACACGCTTGCCCTCTTCCGTCGCACCGCACACGCCATACAGGCGCGCGCCCTTCGGAACATGCTTCGCCTGCTCCGCCGTGAACTTGCTCGCGTACTTCGCCATGTAGGCGACCGGGCGATTGATATGGACCTTGCTGCTCAACACGTGCGCAAAGCCGTGCGGCCACCAGCCGGCCTTATGCGGGTTGGGGAAGTAGTCACGTGCCCTCACCCAGATCATGCAGTGATAATGCGGACGACCGCGCTTCGTGAGTTCCATCACCCACACCATGCGCATGCGCGTGCCTTGGCAGCTGCGCTTGAACCAGTCGCGCACGCCGCGCCGGAAGTCACCCACATGCCCAGGCTTCCACGCGCCATCTTCGGCATAGGTCAGCGTCACGAACAGGCGACGCCAGCGCACGCCCTGCTCATCCACGTGCGCGGCCGAGTCCAGAATGTGCGCCGAGTTGCGCACCGCCTTCTGAAGCTTTCGCACACGGGAGGAATAGACGTCTATTTCCAAGACTTCGCGGGGCCTTGCTCCCTTTGTTTTATATGGGTCAAGTTCCGTAAAGCCGTCCGCGCCCTGCGCGCCGCGCTGACGCGCGTCGCGCCGGTCGCCGCCGTCTTCAACAGCCACGCCTTCAAAAAACTTAGTGCGCGCCATCTCTTTGAATGGCGCATCCATCGCGTCCTGTTGAGCCGCGCGCTCGCGCACTGCGTCAGCGGTGAAGCCACGGAACGCGTGCATGGCTGGATTCGCCCATGCACGTGTGCGCCGTGACATGGCAGGCGGCGCCAGATCGAGAGAGCTACCGCCCTGCCCGTCGCGCATTGTGTAGAGGCACGGGGCTGCGCCGTCAGCAATCATAGGCAACCCCAAAGGCATCACCGAGCAACTCGGTGTCGAGTTCAATGCCATCCTCAAGCGCGGCATCGAGCAGCATCACTGCACACGCAGAGTAGGCGCCCGCGAGATGATCCCGCCCCATCAATGCGTAACTGTCAGCGCGCGACTTCATCGCGGCAATGTGCTCGCTCACGTCCCTGTCAGCCATGATCGCGCTCCACGCGCAGACGCAACTGGTGTTCCCAGCGGCGCAGATAATCGATAAGCCGTTCTTTGCGCTGAAGCGCAGCAACGCCGAGAGACAGACCGGAAACGACACCTTCGGCGTAGATAACCGAGGCATCGCGCGTCACACATTCGCCCTGGCTCATGCGCCCGACGTGCATGCAGAGACGACGGTCGAATGCCGTCGCGGATTCCGAGATGGAGCGCACCGGGCCGCTCATCGCCGGCTATCCCGCTGAGCAAGCAAAATGCCCACCAGCGCAGCGGCCACCACCAGCAGATAGACAGCCGCCAGTCCGCTGCCCATCACTCGACTCCCGCGAAGTGGCAAACGACCTTGAAGCCCGCAGCGACGCCACCAATGAACGCGCCCAACAGAAAAGCGCAACCCAAGTAGGTCAACACTTCCTCGCCGATTCGCAGAGCAGCGCGACGCGCGCAGATGCCGTACCAGCGCGAAACGTTGCTCATGCCATCACCTTGCGCGCAGCGCGACGAAAGCGACGCCAACGCGGCCAGCGCCAGAGAAACTCAAAGATCAAGGAAACCGTCGCGTCGGCAAAAAGCTTGCCCACCCAGACCGCCACAACGGCGCCAAAGAAGAAGGCCTTCCAGCAGACGAGAACCACCTCGCCAAACTGCTCAGGTGTGATGACGTTCACAGCCAGCCCTCTGACCGCAGGGCGGCATCACGATCAAGGAGGGGTTTCAAGCGGCACCACGTCCAGACGACGGGGGGAAGAACGCACAGCGCGAACAGAATGGTCATCAGAGGCCCCTTATCGAGTTCAAGACTCCTCAACTCAGGCCGCAGTAGAGTACCCTTGAACTGTCCAAGTCAAGGGTCTTGAACCGTGAACGCCTCAAATATTTTGCTTGACAAATACTGCAAAGCCTGCTCCATCGCTCAGGATAAGGATTTGGCTGTCAAGCTGCGCGTCACGAAGAGCGCGGTCAGCAACTGGCGCAATGGTCGCGCCCACCCCGACGCGAAGAGCGTTGCGCGCATGTGCGAGGCAACGGGCGAGCAGGTGGCCCACTGGCTGCCGTTAATCGAGGCCGAGCGCGCACGCACGCCAGAAGACAAGAAGGTGTGGCTTCGACTTGCGCAAATGGCTGCGGCGATCACGCTAGCGGTCGGCCTCTACCCGGCTCACGCCGAGACCATCACCGCGCGTGCGGACGTCTCAAATAGTGCGACGTCTATACATTATGCGCAATTACGCACCTCGGGTCAGATGCCGGCATACCACTCATAGCCCTGATCTTCCCAATAGCCGCCCTGGCCGTCGCCGATATCCTCGAACGAACTGACCAGCTCGATACGCGCGAGATACTTGGCCTGTTTGTAACCGAGCTGGCGTCCAATCCGTAAACGCAAAGGCGCGCCGTTCGGCACAGGCAGCGGCTTGTCGTTCAAGGCGAAGGCCAGCAAGGTCTGCGGATGCCTGGCCTCGGTGATGTCGATGCTCTCGTAGTAAGGCGTGTCTTCGTCCATCTCGTCAAAACAATGGAACATCACGTATCGGGCCTTCGGGTCGACGCCGACATGGTCCAGCACGGCCGATAGTGCCGTTCCCTGCCATTTCCCGATGGCGCTCCAGCCCTCCACGCAGTCGTGCCGGGTGATCTGTGTGCGCAGGTCGAGGCGCTTGAGGTCGTCCATCGAAAGCATCGCCGGTCGATTCACCATTCCGCCCACCTGAAGCCTGTAGTCGCGAAAATCGTTGGCCATCAAGGCCCGATAGGCCGGCGTCGTGGGCATGGTGGTGCCATTGGGATGGAACGTCGGCGATATGTCGGCTTCGGTGTATTCCTTGGCCATGCTGCTCGATGGCGACAGCAAGGCTTGCACGCGGCGGTTCAAACCCTCGGCCTTGCCAAGCACATCCGGTCCCCACATCGTCTGCGAAATGCGGTCGCATCCGGC
The window above is part of the Dyella jiangningensis genome. Proteins encoded here:
- a CDS encoding response regulator; translation: MKMHETPMAASEPEIITVLVVDDHPLLRDGVAYALSGEPDMRIVANATDGRSAIEAFREHRPDVTLMDLQLPDMSGVDAMCAIRAEFPEARVLVLTTYRGDAQVTNAMRRGASGFLLKASLRKELRDAIRAVYAGRRVLSPEAASDVAAHIGGDMLSQRELEVLRAVALGYGNKRIATELNVSADTVKAHLKSIFSKLDANDRTHAVVTAVKRGIIEI
- a CDS encoding zonular occludens toxin family protein, whose amino-acid sequence is MAITLVTGQPGHGKSLYAIWRGLQYVKEGREVYASGFKGLDYEKTGFKPLPHDFREFDTADRDDQGRVMPKWQLLPHGSVILLDECYDYMPARANGSKVPPHVDALARHRHHGYDILLVCQKHDQLDSFVKGLLDPHIHVRRKFGFNVAILKTWDRYESNCAKDTSPLTAPSWRYPKDVFGLYTSATMHTVKKKLPWYFFAPFVLLPLIGGAAWYAKHSFATMGHPDGAPASASNVVHGDTAAPSGEVKDADDGLRRRDFVAWLKPRVPGQPWTAPAYDQLQVQGVPDLFCIAVDDGRCTCHTEQGTKYEVNAGVCRAIARDGVYNPFRKPLERAVRPNEREREPSKGKEQGAAVVAADGAGGGYWPKDTIPQAYSPPQHQIATGMN
- a CDS encoding DUF2523 family protein; translation: MFDGLKAWLWTHLKMLTGIFISTMLLKSGGIIGKIFGTLGLAFVTYKYVMPEVKGLLLQYASGLSTEVYNLITYTKFDVFMCLIISAVATKLASNLMVGKVGT
- a CDS encoding major capsid protein produces the protein MNLKSKGLAVVSVLSGGFIAAPAFAADDMSTAVVTAISGVNPQIIAVVGAVAGALVLIVAWQLIKKAMH
- a CDS encoding rolling circle replication-associated protein — protein: MHAFRGFTADAVRERAAQQDAMDAPFKEMARTKFFEGVAVEDGGDRRDARQRGAQGADGFTELDPYKTKGARPREVLEIDVYSSRVRKLQKAVRNSAHILDSAAHVDEQGVRWRRLFVTLTYAEDGAWKPGHVGDFRRGVRDWFKRSCQGTRMRMVWVMELTKRGRPHYHCMIWVRARDYFPNPHKAGWWPHGFAHVLSSKVHINRPVAYMAKYASKFTAEQAKHVPKGARLYGVCGATEEGKRVIRWWRAPIFARDAMGGAADIRKVAGGYLNRVTGEFLASEWKVTITPSGRVFAWRYIPPLTETIQ
- a CDS encoding helix-turn-helix domain-containing protein, translating into MNASNILLDKYCKACSIAQDKDLAVKLRVTKSAVSNWRNGRAHPDAKSVARMCEATGEQVAHWLPLIEAERARTPEDKKVWLRLAQMAAAITLAVGLYPAHAETITARADVSNSATSIHYAQLRTSGQMPAYHS
- a CDS encoding molybdopterin-binding protein produces the protein MTDRRSFLHMTLVGAAGILVAGCDRISQTMWGPDVLGKAEGLNRRVQALLSPSSSMAKEYTEADISPTFHPNGTTMPTTPAYRALMANDFRDYRLQVGGMVNRPAMLSMDDLKRLDLRTQITRHDCVEGWSAIGKWQGTALSAVLDHVGVDPKARYVMFHCFDEMDEDTPYYESIDITEARHPQTLLAFALNDKPLPVPNGAPLRLRIGRQLGYKQAKYLARIELVSSFEDIGDGQGGYWEDQGYEWYAGI